A genome region from Macrotis lagotis isolate mMagLag1 chromosome 4, bilby.v1.9.chrom.fasta, whole genome shotgun sequence includes the following:
- the MAP1A gene encoding microtubule-associated protein 1A isoform X2, giving the protein METEAGPGRPAGVAMETAPGLGLCSPGARLVQSPGEAPREAGVAAARWDPQRHSLLIVIGDIGTESQLRAVRVHLEQGILSWNIDLSVCNLNQQLRLFITRHLAHFSSEVKGQRTLCHQSETLETVILVNPNAGSINSEVYSLLTSPSAHKLLILSGQSSEPGGDLILQSGTYSYQNFAQVLHNPEVAQLLSNRDPSIQASLTVSCLGEGDWSHLGQYSSQETLHLRLNPEPTLPTMDGVTEFAEYVSETVDVPSPFDLLEPPTSGGFLKLSKPCCYIFPGGRGDSALFAVNGFNILVDGGSDRKSCFWKLVRHLDRIDSVLLTHIGADNLPGINGLLQRKVAEQEEEQSQGSSSYSDWVKNLISPELGVVFFNVPDKLRLPDAARKAKRSIEEACLTLQHLNRLGIQAEPLYRVVSNTIEPLTLFHKMGVGRLDMYVLNPVKDSKEMQFLMQKWAGNSKAKTGIVLANGKEGEISVPYLTSITALVVWLPASPTEKIVRVLFPGNAPQNKILEGLEKLRHLDFLRYPVATQKDLASGSVPANLKPSKIKQRADSKESLKASAKPAVGKLAKREEVPEEGAKEARSELAKELAKSEKRAKEPPEKPPEKAAKTERVRTESSEALKAEKRKLIKDKTGKKHLKEKVSKLEEKKDKEKKEIKKERKEIKKEEGKREEKKDAKKEDKKKDVKPEPKKFSKPDLKPFTPEVRKTLYKAKVPGRVKAEKSRAVREKEVSLEPRTPPAQKELAPPPAVTAPRELVLSSPEDLTRDFEEMKREERVLLEQKDSDLEVRTHPPETRQEALPSTAGLDSMPSGPGLEQDEVVKREKEVSPETPEEPTSKVRSPGSDAKKEEGKDVGEVQDGKQREAEKFPEVTEAREESEPETKEDVIEKAELEEMEEVHPSDGEEEEEEQTKAEGFYPKHHMQESLRVTSQDREALGGREVGPQGKAPEKETSSFLSSLATPAGTTEHVSYIQDETIPGYSETEQTISDEEIHDEPEERPAPPRFPPSTYDLSGPDAPSSFETSQPIDSTVPSTPAKGFGAPEAELLTYPPNMVAAPLAEEEHVSSATSITECDKLSSFATSVAEDQSVASLTAPQTEETGKSSLLLDTVTSIPSSRTEATQGLDYVPSAGTISPTSSLEEDKGFKSPPCEDFPVPVETERKAEVPGRGLRGEGAAEEEGGDEIPKVELSGKLQDHYGSPFFDTSGPTLHAGEAIPGEPEERCFSPDDSTVKMASPPPSGPPSVAHTPFHQSPVEDKSEPQDFDEAVSWGETGRTPGVGREDSSKEKPKSETEEKESGKEEEHIPVLKSPHTQETAVSQISEMPEQNKTAVLETVLAPKSPALIPTAEILPEDLGVSLQKEDRIQRDEPPQISSRIPSPEDAEPLSIHKAVSPDSASKGLVSPYPQGLAEHDFAEPLSIHKAVSPDSATKGPVSQYPQGLAEHDLPKGHWPEVSPEDTRSLSLSEESPSKETSLDISSKQLSPDSLGTLQFGDLVQEKEERVPQALAEDAAHPLIPASDHLAKGLSLMETSPTHIAQTHVTDSSSFGETSASHSSYTELLRDSKLSPGVTPGIEQDNKSLQQKGESSDGDEALEQYKAFEEKGKLLEEKDGTLIGKSRDLEKDKVLEECKVQEKDKSQAEALKEDRGEDKVLEGDRNLEQKIPMGEDKALKEKDKVLEDKVLKQGDEALEQVKTQEESRVQVEKDKALEQKEKTSEDKTLDKNKVSIWEYKSQEQEEKCWREEEDVRREWQDTAPTREAPAGEPKETAPKWEDTAHEQDRYWQDPEDRAAEEETYWRELSCERKVWFPHELDRAPGQGARPRYSEERESTFLDEGPDDDQEVLPLDHTPRSPWIPDYKSFQETLPQGELEMERWLSESPTGLPPKEERVTRSPFEIISPPASPPELAGQMGCSGLDHAAAPSVLQETPTPEPKSMPTTQKEPTTPSWLAEIPPWVPKDRPLPPAPHSPAPVPPTPAPEPLPPASFSWGMAEYDSVVAAVQEGAAELEGGPYSPLGKDYLKAEGERESGKEDGTLDRGPQSSQVSEARECSPVKEPEQTEPEQREPTPYPEERSFQYADIYEQVLLSGFSSACPTREPPLGAVGDWPPRISAKEEAAGRHTPAEKELSSPVSPKDRSSDIAFHYATFPGQGALRQETEQEQGLESSPIPPAVPPRAAAPSKVLSPLPDGNILSCRPEGATLSPKEAGSGQAECWDEHTSDSELEKGAREPSEKEARPLSPPSSPLAGSSFPKAGSEVPTSTSSSGSSPSAPTRPSLDFPASAFGFSSLQPSAPQLPSPAEPRSAPCGSLAFSGDRALALTPGPPTRARHDEYLEVTKAPSLDSSLPQLPSPTSPGAPLLSNLPRPASPAISEGSSSEATTPVITSVAENFPLSLAAGEMEAGAAAELEGRSLWDLTALSPAPPATLSPAPAPAPSLPGDLDEGTLPCRLECSGAVSKALESCSSPSRDCAANGPTEASPSPPGLPTTKDAEEKAELRPDWECGGWPEGAEKCTRPATLLSPERPLCPGGSTGIGPGGTSPEPEPGPQGCAAESWSRCGELSPSFLNPSLPRSVDDSDLSTEEARDSGSSQSDSDVPPETEECPSITAEAALDSDEDGDFLPVDKAGGVSGAHHPRPAHDPPPVPQPDPRPPPPRPDVCMADPEGLSTEAGRAERLREKEKGRSGRRALGKAKPASPARRLDLRGKRSPTPGKGPSERTSRVPPRPRATTGQVPPSEEKDGHNILTRGLANGLKTGSTAPGQKGGSGPPVYVDLAYIPNHCSGKTADLDFFRRVRAAYYVVSGNDPANGEPSRAVLDALLEGKAQWGENLQVTLIPTHDTEVTREWYQQTHEQQQQLNVLVLASSSTVVMQDESFPACKIEF; this is encoded by the exons ATGGAGACCGAGGCTGGGCCCGGGAGGCCTGCCGGCGTTGCCATGGAGACAGCTCCCGGGCTGGGGCTCTGCAGCCCCGGCGCGCGGTTGGTTCAGAGCCCCGGGGAGGCGCCGCGCGAGGCAGGGGTGGCGGCCGCACGCTGGGACCCGCAGAGGCACTCCTTGCTCATCGTGATCGGAGACATCGGCACCGAGAGCCAGCTTCGGGCCGTCCGGGTCCACCTGGAGCAAG GGATTCTTTCATGGAACATTGACTTATCGGTCTGCAACCTGAATCAGCAGCTGAGACTCTTCATCACCCGGCACTTGGCCCACTTCTCCTCAGAGGTCAAAG GCCAACGGACTCTCTGTCATCAAAGTGAGACCCTTGAGACAGTCATCTTGGTAAACCCCAATGCAGGGAGCATCAACTCTGAG GTTTATTCCCTCCTTACCAGCCCATCAGCTCACAAATTGCTAATCTTGAGTGGACAGAGTTCAGAGCCTGGTGGGGACCTCATTCTTCAGAGTGGCACCTACTCCTACCAAAATTTTGCCCAGGTCCTTCACAATCCAGAG GTTGCACAGCTGCTCAGCAACAGAGACCCCAGTATTCAGGCCTCCCTCACAGTGTCGTGCTTGGGTGAGGGTGATTGGAGCCACCTGGGCCAATATAGCTCCCAGGAAACCTTGCATCTTCGGCTAAACCCAGAGCCCACATTGCCCACCATGGATGGTGTGACTGAGTTTGCAGAATATGTCTCTGAGACTGTGGATGTGCCATCTCCCTTTGACCTGCTGGAGCCCCCCACTTCTGGAGGCTTCCTCAAGCTTTCTAAGCCCTGTTGCTATATCTTTCCTGGTGGACGAGGGGACTCCGCTCTTTTTGCAGTCAATGGTTTCAACATCCTAGTGGATGGTGGTTCGGACAGAAAGTCCTGCTTCTGGAAGCTGGTAAGGCACCTTGACCGCATTGACTCAGTCCTGCTCACTCACATAGGTGCAGATAACCTGCCAGGCATCAATGGGCTCCTGCAGCGCAAAGTGGCAGAGCAGGAGGAGGAGCAGTCCCAAGGTTCCAGCAGCTACAGTGACTGGGTTAAGAATCTCATCTCCCCTGAGCTTGGCGTGGTCTTCTTCAATGTTCCCGACAAGCTGCGCCTGCCTGATGCTGCCCGAAAAGCCAAGCGGAGCATAGAGGAGGCCTGCCTGACCCTGCAGCACCTGAATCGTTTGGGCATCCAAGCAGAGCCACTATATCGGGTGGTCAGCAACACCATCGAGCCACTGACCCTGTTCCATAAGATGGGTGTGGGCCGGCTGGATATGTATGTCCTCAATCCTGTCAAGGACAGCAAGGAAATGCAATTCCTCATGCAAAAGTGGGCAGGCAACAGCAAGGCCAAGACAGGTATTGTGCTGGCCAACGGGAAAGAGGGTGAGATTTCCGTGCCCTACCTCACTTCTATCACTGCCCTGGTGGTCTGGCTACCAGCCAGTCCCACTGAGAAGATTGTACGGGTGCTTTTCCCTGGGAATGCCCCCCAGAACAAGATCCTGGAGGGGCTGGAGAAGCTTCGTCACTTGGACTTCCTCCGCTATCCTGTGGCCACACAGAAAGACCTGGCTTCTGGGTCTGTGCCGGCTAACCTGAAACCCAGTAAGATCAAACAGAGGGCTGACAGCAAAGAGAGCCTCAAAGCATCTGCCAAGCCTGCTGTGGGTAAGCTGGCCAAACGGGAGGAAGTGCctgaagaaggggcaaaggaggCCCGGTCAGAGCTGGCCAAGGAGCTGGCCAAGAGTGAAAAGAGGGCAAAGGAACCCCCAGAGAAacctccagagaaagcagccaaGACTGAGAGGGTACGAACTGAGTCTAGTGAAGCACTGAAGGCTGAGAAGAGGAAGCTGATCAAagataagactggaaagaagCACCTGAAAGAGAAGGTATCAAAACTAGAAGAGAAAAAGgacaaggagaagaaagagatcaaaaaggagaggaaggaaatcaagaaggaagaggggaagagggaagagaaaaaggatgctaagaaggaagataagaagaaaGATGTTAAACCAGAACCCAAGAAATTTTCTAAGCCAGACCTGAAACCCTTTACTCCTGAGGTACGAAAGACACTGTACAAAGCTAAGGTCCCAGGCAGGGTCAAGGCAGAAAAGAGTCGGGCAGTCCGTGAGAAGGAAGTCTCCCTTGAACCCCGGACTCCTCCAGCCCAGAAAGAGCTGGCACCACCTCCAGCAGTCACTGCGCCAAGAGAGCTGGTCTTATCCTCACCAGAAGACCTCACCCGGGACTTTGAGGAGATGAAGCGTGAAGAGAGAGTTTTGCTCGAGCAAAAGGACAGTGACCTGGAGGTGAGGACACATCCTCCTGAAACTAGGCAAGAAGCACTCCCCAGCACAGCTGGTTTGGATTCTATGCCTTCTGGCCCAGGCCTGGAGCAGGACGAGGtggtgaagagagagaaagaggtttCTCCAGAAACCCCCGAAGAACCCACCAGCAAAGTCAGGAGCCCTGGTTCTGATGCcaaaaaagaggagggaaaagatgTGGGGGAGGTCCAAGATGGGAAGCAAAGGGAAGCTGAGAAGTTTCCAGAAGTAACAGAAGCCAGGGAAGAGAGTGAACCAGAGACAAAGGAAGATGTGATTGAAAAAGCTGAGCTGGAAGAGATGGAAGAAGTACATCCATCtgatggagaggaggaggaagaagagcagACAAAGGCTGAGGGTTTCTACCCAAAGCACCACATGCAAGAATCACTTAGGGTCACCTCACAGGACAGAGAGGCCCTTGGGGGTCGGGAAGTGGGACCACAGGGCAAAGCCCCTGAGAAGGAGACATCATCATTCCTCAGCAGCCTAGCTACTCCTGCAGGAACCACAGAGCACGTCTCATATATACAGGATGAAACCATCCCTGGCTACTCAGAAACAGAACAGACCATCTCGGATGAAGAGATTCATGATGAGCCTGAGGAGCGCCCTGCCCCACCCAGGTTTCCTCCAAGTACCTATGACCTCTCAGGACCTGATGCTCCCAGCTCCTTTGAGACTAGCCAGCCCATTGACAGCACTGTACCCTCTACCCCTGCCAAGGGTTTTGGGGCCCCAGAGGCAGAACTGCTTACTTACCCTCCTAACATGGTGGCTGCCCCCTTGGCTGAGGAAGAACATGTGTCCTCAGCTACCTCTATCACTGAGTGTGACAAGCTGTCTTCCTTTGCCACATCGGTGGCTGAGGACCAGTCAGTAGCCTCCCTTACTGCTCCCCAAACTGAAGAGACTGGCAAGAGTTCCTTGTTGCTGGACACCGTCACCAGCATCCCTTCATCTCGCACTGAAGCTACTCAGGGTCTGGACTATGTACCATCTGCTGGTACCATATCTCCAACCTCCTCCCTGGAGGAAGACAAAGGCTTCAAGTCTCCACCATGTGAGGATTTCCCAGTGCCTGTTGAGACGGAGAGGAAAGCAGAGGTCCCAGGAAGAGGCCTCAGGGGAGAAGGAGCTGCAGAAGAGGAGGGGGGAGATGAGATTCCCAAGGTGGAACTATCAGGGAAACTGCAGGATCATTATGGGTCCCCATTCTTTGACACTTCAGGACCGACTCTCCATGCAGGGGAAGCAATCCCTGGGGAACCAGAGGAGCGCTGCTTCAGCCCTGATGACAGCACAGTCAAGATGGCATCACCACCCCCCTCAGGTCCACCAAGTGTTGCCCATACACCATTCCACCAGTCTCCAGTGGAGGACAAGTCTGAGCCTCAGGACTTTGATGAAGCAGTTTCTTGGGGAGAGACTGGACGGACACCAGGAGTTGGCAGGGAAGACAGTTCTAAGGAAAAGCCCAAATcagaaacagaggaaaaagaatcaggaaaagagGAGGAGCACATACCAGTCCTCAAGAGCCCTCACACCCAAGAAACAGCTGTGAGTCAAATCTCAGAGATGCCAGAACAGAACAAAACTGCCGTCTTAGAAACTGTGTTGGCGCCAAAGAGTCCAGCCCTGATTCCTACTGCAGAGATCCTTCCTGAAGATCTGGGGGTTTCCCTCCAAAAGGAAGATAGGATCCAAAGAGATGAGCCACCCCAGATTTCTAGCAGGATCCCCTCACCAGAAGATGCTGAGCCCCTTTCAATTCACAAGGCAGTTTCCCCAGATTCTGCCAGCAAAGGACTTGTATCACCGTATCCCCAAGGCTTAGCAGAACATGACTTTGCTGAGCCCCTCTCAATACACAAGGCAGTTTCCCCAGATTCTGCCACCAAAGGACCTGTATCACAGTATCCCCAAGGCTTAGCAGAACATGACTTACCCAAGGGTCACTGGCCAGAAGTCTCCCCTGAGGATACCAGGTCACTTTCTCTCTCAGAAGAGAGTCCTAGCAAGGAGACCTCTCTAGATATCTCCTCTAAGCAACTGTCACCAGACAGTCTAGGTACTCTCCAGTTTGGGGATCTGGttcaagaaaaggaagagagagtgcCTCAAGCCCTGGCTGAAGATGCTGCCCATCCCCTGATCCCTGCATCTGACCATCTAGCCAAAGGGCTTTCTCTCATGGAAACATCTCCTACACACATTGCTCAGACCCATGTCACAGACAGCAGCTCCTTTGGAGAGACATCTGCCAGTCACTCCTCTTACACTGAGCTACTGAGAGACTCAAAACTTTCTCCTGGAGTGACCCCAGGCATTGAGCAGGACAATAAGTCCCTCCAGCAGAAAGGAGAATCCTCAGATGGGGATGAGGCTCTGGAGCAGTATAAGGCCTTTGAAGAGAAGGGCAAGTTAttggaggaaaaggatgggaCCCTGATAGGAAAGAGCAGGGACCTGGAGAAGGACAAGGTATTAGAGGAATGTAAGGTCCAGGAGAAGGACAAATCCCAGGCAGAGGCCCTGAAAGAGGATAGAGGGGAGGACAAAGTCTTGGAAGGGGACAGGAACTTAGAGCAAAAGATCCCAATGGGAGAGGATAAAGCCCTAAAAGAAAAGGACAAGGTCCTAGAAGACAAAGTCCTAAAGCAGGGGGATGAAGCCCTAGAGCAGGTCAAAACACAAGAAGAAAGTAGGGTCCAAGTAGAAAAAGACAAGGCCCTGGAGCAGAAAGAGAAGACCTCAGAAGACAAAACCCTAGACAAGAACAAGGTCTCCATCTGGGAGTATAAGTCCCAAGAGCAGGAAGAGAAATgctggagggaagaggaagatgtGAGGAGAGAATGGCAAGATACAGCCCCAACCAGGGAAGCTCCAGCTGGAGAACCAAAAGAGACTGCTCCCAAGTGGGAAGACACAGCCCATGAGCAAGACAGGTACTGGCAAGACCCAGAGGACAGAGCAGCAGAAGAGGAGACATACTGGAGGGAATTGAGTTGTGAGAGAAAGGTCTGGTTCCCACATGAACTGGACAGGGCCCCAGGCCAAGGGGCCCGACCACGGTACAGCGAGGAACGGGAAAGCACCTTCCTAGATGAGGGACCAGATGATGACCAAGAAGTGCTCCCTCTGGATCATACTCCCAGGAGCCCCTGGATCCCAGATTATAAGAGTTTCCAGGAGACGTTACCACAGGGTGAACTGGAAATGGAACGTTGGCTCTCAGAGTCCCCTACTGGACTTCCACCAAAGGAGGAGAGGGTAACTCGTTCCCCCTTTGAGATCATTTCCCCTCCAGCTTCTCCACCTGAACTGGCTGGGCAGATGGGTTGCTCAGGTCTGGATCATGCTGCTGCTCCTTCAGTCCTACAAGAGACCCCCACCCCAGAACCTAAATCTATGCCAACTACTCAGAAAGAACCTACTACACCTTCATGGCTGGCTGAGATCCCCCCATGGGTCCCCAAAGACAGGCCACTCCCCCCAGCACCTCATTCCCCTGCTCCAGTACCCCCCACACCTGCTCCAGAGCCTCTCCCTCCAGCCTCTTTctcttggggaatggctgaatatgATAGTGTGGTGGCTGCAGTGCAGGAGGGAGCAGCTGAGTTGGAAGGAGGGCCATATTCACCCCTAGGAAAAGACTACCTGAAGGccgaaggagagagagaaagtggaaaGGAGGATGGGACTTTGGACAGAGGCCCTCAAAGTTCACAGGTCTCTGAGGCTAGGGAGTGCTCTCCAGTCAAGGAGCCTGAACAGACAGAGCCTGAGCAGAGGGAGCCCACACCGTACCCTGAGGAGAGGAGCTTTCAGTATGCAGATATCTATGAGCAGGTGCTTCTCTCTGGCTTCAGTTCTGCTTGTCCAACCAGGGAGCCCCCATTGGGTGCAGTGGGGGACTGGCCCCCTCGAATCTCAGCCAAGGAAGAGGCAGCTGGTCGGCACACCCCTGCAGAAAAGGAGCTGTCATCTCCAGTCTCCCCTAAGGACCGGAGTTCAGACATAGCCTTCCACTATGCAACGTTTCCTGGACAGGGTGCCCTGAGGCAGGAAACAGAGCAAGAACAGGGTCTGGAGTCCAGTCCCATCCCTCCAGCTGTGCCTCCTCGTGCTGCTGCTCCAAGCAAAGTCCTCAGTCCCCTTCCTGATGGAAACATCCTGAGCTGCAGACCAGAAGGGGCGACCCTATCCCCAAAGGAAGCAGGGAGTGGGCAGGCAGAATGCTGGGATGAACACACCAGTGACTCTGAACTGGAGAAGGGGGCTCGAGAGCCATCAGAGAAGGAAGCCCGGCCTCTAAGTCCCCCGTCCTCTCCCCTTGCTGGATCTTCATTCCCCAAGGCTGGCTCCGAAGTTCCTACTAGCACTTCTTCCTCTGGCTCCTCACCCTCTGCCCCGACTAGGCCTAGCCTGGACTTCCCCGCGTCAGCCTTTGGTTTCTCCTCACTGCAACCATCTGCCCCGCAGTTGCCCTCCCCGGCCGAGCCTCGATCTGCACCCTGTGGCTCCCTTGCCTTTTCTGGGGATCGTGCATTAGCTCTAACCCCAGGACCCCCAACAAGGGCCCGGCATGATGAGTATTTGGAGGTGACCAAGGCACCTAGTCTAGACTCCTCACTTCCCCAACTTCCATCCCCCACCTCTCCTGGGGCTCCTCTCCTGTCCAATCTGCCCCGGCCTGCCTCGCCGGCCATTTCAGAGGGCTCCTCATCTGAGGCTACCACTCCTGTCATCACCAGTGTGGCTGAGAACTTCCCTTTAAGCTTGGCAGCTggggaaatggaagcaggagcagcagcagaaCTAGAAGGAAGAAGCCTCTGGGACCTCACAGCACTTAGCCCGGCGCCTCCAGCCACCCTGagccctgcccctgcccctgcccctagCCTCCCTGGGGACCTGGATGAAGGCACCCTGCCCTGCCGCCTGGAGTGCTCTGGAGCAGTCTCCAAGGCACTGGAATCCTGCTCAAGCCCATCCAGGGATTGTGCAGCCAATGGCCCTACTGAGGCCAGCCCCAGTCCCCCTGGGCTCCCCACAACCAAAGACGCTGAAGAGAAAGCTGAGCTTCGCCCAGACTGGGAGTGTGGAGGCTGGCCTGAAGGAGCAGAGAAGTGCACTCGGCCGGCCACACTTTTATCTCCCGAGCGGCCCTTGTGTCCAGGAGGCTCCACGGGGATCGGGCCCGGCGGTACTTCCCCTGAGCCAGAACCTGGGCCTCAAGGATGTGCTGCTGAGTCCTGGTCCCGCTGTGGAGAGCTGTCACCATCTTTCCTCAACCCTTCCCTGCCCAGGTCCGTCGATGATAGTGATCTTTCCACAGAAGAGGCACG TGACTCGGGCTCCTCACAGTCAGACTCAGATGTCCCCCCCGAGACTGAGGAGTGTCCCTCCATCACAGCTGAGGCAGCACTGGACTCAGACGAAGATGGTGACTTCCTCCCCGTGGACAAGGCCGGGGGAGTCAGTGGGGCACACCATCCCCGGCCTGCCCATGACCCACCCCCAGTTCCCCAACCTGACCCCCGCCCACCCCCTCCACGCCCTGATGTGTGCATGGCTGACCCCGAGGGTCTAAGTACAGAGGCAGGGCGGGCTGAACGGCTtcgggaaaaggagaaagggcgGAGTGGGCGAAGGGCCCTAGGCAAGGCCAAGCCAGCCTCACCTGCCAGGCGTCTGGATCTTCGGGGCAAGCGCTCTCCCACTCCTGGGAAGGGCCCTAGCGAACGTACCTCCCGAGTCCCACCCCGGCCCCGAGCTACCACAGGCCAAGTACCACCTTCTGAAGAAAAGGACGGACACAATATTCTGACCAGGGGACTGGCAAATGGACTCAAGACTGGTTCAA CTGCCCCAGGCCAGAAGGGTGGTTCTGGCCCTCCAGTGTATGTGGACCTTGCTTACATCCCAAATCACTGCAGTGGCAAAACTGCTGACCTCGACTTCTTTCGCCGTGTTCGGGCAGCCTATTATGTGGTCAGTGGTAATGACCCCGCCAATGGAGAGCCAAGCAGGGCCGTCCTGGATGCACTGCtagaaggcaaggcacagtgggGAGAGAATCTACAG GTAACTCTGATCCCTACCCATGACACGGAAGTGACCCGTGAATGGTACCAGCAGACACATGAGCAGCAGCAACAGCTGAATGTCCTCGTTCTGGCCAGCAGCAGCACTGTGGTCATGCAGGATGAGTCCTTCCCGGCCTGCAAGATCGAATTCTGA